Part of the Scyliorhinus canicula chromosome 8, sScyCan1.1, whole genome shotgun sequence genome is shown below.
GtctctcaagtaggcttacattaacactgcaacaaagttactgtggaaagctcctagtcgccacactccggcacctgttcgggtacacggagggagaattcagaatgtccaattcacctaacagcacgtcttttgggacttgtgggaagaaaccggagcacccggaggaaacccacgcagacatggggagaacatgcagactccgcacacagtgacccaagccgggaatcaaactcgggtccctggcactttgaagcaacagtgctactcactgtgctcccatgctgcccagggtcccaggttcgattcccagcttgcgtcactgtctgtgcggagtctgcatgttctccccgtgtttgtgtgggtttcctccgggtgctccggtttcctcccacaagtcccgaaagacgtgctattagatgaattggacattctgaattctccctcagtatacccgaacaggcgccggagtgtggcgactaggggattttcacagtaactgcattgcagtattaatgtaagcctacttgtgacaataaagaatgttGTTATTATATATTCTTTGGCTGCAAATGATTTGAGAGTTAATCTtagtgtgtttttcagtctgaatTCCCTGATTGCTTTTGTGGCTTCTAATTATGTCCGTGAGTTGTTTAATCACTGGTTCATCAATCACGGAAACAGGAAATTCAATAATAAATAAACATGATAAAGCGCTTGCTGGTTTGTGAGCTGACTGAAATCTGGAATTCAGCTGTGATGGTGGACGATCAAAATAGTGCTATCGAATAATCTGTCAAGAGTATTTTGCATTTGCAACAAAATTTTGATGCCTGAGAAGAAAGACTCCTGACATATGTTAGCAGGTTCAATGCAGCACACACTTTTAATAAGGTTTCTGTAATAATCTGTCCTGTAATTGTCAGGTAATTGCACCAATTTCTAAACTGCTGAGGTCCATCAAAGAGCTTGCTAATTTCAGACCCCAGGTCAATGATTGACTTTCCTTTGCGGTTGTTTTGCATCTGTAATAAATTGCAACTTCCGATCTGTGATTCTGAAATgttatctggggctggtttagcacagtgggctaaacggctggcttggaatgcagaacaatgccagcagcgcgggttcaattcccgtaccggcctccctgaacaggcgccggaatgtggcgacaaggggcttttcacagtaacttcattgaagcctacttgtgacaataagtgacttattattattattattattactcaatGTGTTCTGGACACAAGGACCCTAATATGTTGTACTGGATGGTTTTCTAAGTACTGAGGAGGTGTTCTGGTCAGTATACCCAAAAGCTTCACCGTGCGtatgttttattttaaagaggtgaggtgagagtgactgcccttgatatcaatgtAGTGTAATTGATTAATAAAATACTTatgcgggcagcatggtgatgcagtggttagcactgctacctcacggcaccaaggactagggttcgatcccggctccgggacactgtctgtggagtttgcactttctctccacgtCTGCGtcagtctcacccccccccccccccccataacccaaagaagtgcagggtaggtggattggccatgctaaattggcccttaattggaaaaaaataattgggtactctaaatttaaaaaacaaatacttATGGTAATGAATGATATAGACTATTAACAGTGACATCCGCAGTCATATTCTAGAAATCCTGCACAGCAGATCGAGCAACCAGCACTCAACAGAGATGTGCCTACTTGGCTACTCATCATGTATGTCGAGTACATAGTGTAAATAAGTCAATTTGAAGTCACCATGAAagcaataatctcaggattgcttccAGTCCCACGTGCACGTGAGCATAGAAATTGGAGAATCGAACAATTGAGCATGTGGCTGGAGAGCTGGAGTAGGAGGGAGGacatcaagggctggattctccactgtcgggattctctgttgagtAGGCAGCGCACCGacgccggggatttcccgacaacGTGGGGCTGCCCGCAGTGGGGAACCTccttggccggctggcgggatggagaatccagccccagatttttgaggctctggggcaggtgggatcaGTACAAAATAAACAGGCTGCACTTTAGCAGGGCCAGAACTAACATCCTGGCAAGGAGATATGCTAGTGCTCTTGGGAAGGGTATAAACTAGATGGGTAGGGAGATGGGACCCTGAGAGGGAGCTCAGTTTCGAGGGAAGCAAAACTGGCAAAGGGAAGTAGAAACATTTCAAGCAGACGACAGTAGGCAAGCATCAAAATAGAGAATGATGTTAAAAATTCAGACATAAAGGCACTCTATCTGATTGCACGTAGCATTCGCAAAAAGGTTGATGATTTGAAGGCACAAATTGAGGTTAAGAAAGGGAAAGAGGTGCGGCACGTAGCGCAATGGTTAGTACTgggcctatggcactgaggacttgggttcaaatcctggccctgtgtcactgtccatgtggagtttgcacattctccccatgtctgcgtgggtttcacccccacaacccaaaagatgtgctggttaggtggattggccacgctaaaattgccccttaattggaaaaaaaaaataatcgggtactctaaatttatatttttaaaaaagaaagggaaagagaatATGAATGCAAACTAGCGAGGATGTAAAGGGACTGAAAAAGCTTTCTTTGGTAACTGAAAAGGAAAAAATATCGAAAACCAAATGTGGTCCCATTGCAGGTGgggacaggagaatttataatggagaacaaggaaatggcaaagaAACTAAACAGTtgctttgtgtctgtcttcatggaAGAAAGTACAGAAAATCTCCCAGAACTACTAGGTGACCAAGGGACTTGTGAAACTGAGACACTAAAAGAAATTAGTATTACTAAAGAGGTAGTACTTGAAAAGGTAACTGGAGtgaaggttgataaatccccTAGACTAAGTAAGCTTCATCACAGAATGTTGAAGAAGGTGGCTAGAGAGAGACATTGGATGGTTTGGTGGTTATCCACGTGTCTgactgggtttcctccgcgtgctccggttcctcccacagtccaaaggtgttcaggttaggtggattgaatgtgcaaaattgcccttagtatccaagaaggttaagtgggattgctgggttacgggtatgggacggaggtgtgggcttaagtggggtgttcttccaaggacctgtgcagacttgatgggctgaatggcctccttctgcactgtaaattctgtgatttatgaactaattctatgaggggtgatctcatgaAACATGCTAAATTGGCACAGGGCGTGACAGGTTGGATGTAGATAAGATATTTCCCCTCCTAGTGAGTCTAGAACAGGGGACATAATCTCAGGgtaaggggtaggccatttaagactgagatggggggaatttcttcactaagagggtggtgaatctttgcaattctcaAAATTCTCAAATGCatcacaaagcactttacagacaGTGAAGTATTTCTTGAAGTTAGTCACttatgtaatgtaggaaacactaaAACCAACGTACATGCtaacatatgaactaggagcaggagtaggccatttggcccctcgaccctgttccgccattcaataagataatagcTGATCTGATGTAACCTCAACTCAACATCCCTGCCTACCTCTGATAATCTTTCATCCCTTGCTAATCAAGAATCGAAAtaccttttaaaaatattctaagattctgcctccactgctttttcaggaagcgagttccaaagactctgCCCTCGGAGAAAAAATTGATTTCCacatctttgtcttaaatggacgactccttttttttaagaagtgaccccaagttccagattctcccacaagatgtaacattctttccacatccaccttgtcaatacccGTCAGCACCTtatatggggcggcacggtggcacagtggttatcattgctgccttaCAATGCCAGGGACTgggtcaattctggccttgggttactgtctgtttcctcccggtgctccggtttcctcccacagtccaaaggtatgcaggttaggtggattggccacgctaaattgccctttagtgtccagggatgattGGGTTAGGTCAGGTTATGGGGGAGTGGCCCAAGGTGctttttagagggttggtgcagacacaatgggctgaatggtcccttgcactgtaaggattttatAATTCTACCCCAgatggctgtggaagctcagtcattgagcatgttcaagacagaaattgatagatttctggatactaatgacatcaaaggatatggagaaaCATGGGAAAGTGGTCTTGgtggtagatgatcagccatgatctaattgaatggtggagcagggttgatgggctcctgttcctgtgtacccGAGTCAGGCAACAATCTCTCCAGATAGAATAGGCCATGCGACCAGTATATGCAAcatagcatttgactgagtgtccCATCAAAAACAACTAGTAAAATTGAAatgaatgggaatcagggggaaaattctccactggttgaagtcCTATCTAACACAACGTAAGTTGGCTGTGATTAGTGGAGGCTAGTCATCTCAGTACAAGGACATTGCTACTGGAGTGATAATCAGGGTTTATAGCCTTTGCTGTATGCAGTGAACACCGACATTTGTTGATATCAGCTGGAACTGATCgagttggctgaagactggcattagCAATGGTGGGGACCTCAAGAAGTTGTCAAGATGAATGGTCTACTTGATGTTCCCAGCTGAAGATCATTGCATATGCAAGCCTTTTCATTTGTATTTAGCAGTTTTCCATTGGAAATGTATGTAACCTTTCTGTCCAGATCCATTTAAACATTCCCTATTTGTTCTAATCTGTCCATATTTTGTAAATATGACATTTTAGCCTGAATTGTGATTGGACAAAATGTGTGTGACCACAGGTTTTTACAGGTGAATAGATAAATATGATAGTCAGGATTCGAGGTTCTAAAACTATAATTACTCAGGGAGAGCAATCTGCAATTAAAGGACCATAGCCTATTCGCTGTAATTATTCTGGCACCATCCGAATGCTCTTTCATTTCATATTGATAGTAATTTATGAAAATAAATACAGCAATCTCCATTCCAGCTGGTGGATAAGATTCATAAGCGAGGCAGTTGCCACgatgttttcaaagaatactgCATAGTTGTCCATTTATAAATGTTTAATGGAAGAGCCAAGTActgttgaatgaaaatgaaaaaattaaatgaaaattgcttattgtcacaagtaggcttcaaatgaagctactgtgaaaatcccccagttgccacattccggcgcctgtccggggaggctggtacaggaattgaaccgtgctgctggcctgcctttgtctgctttcaaagccagtgatttaacccagtgtgctaaaccagccccactgaaTGTGAACATAGATTTCCTAAAGCACGTGCCAAAAGATATAGTTTGGGAATTAGGACTGATTAACAATGGCCAGTTGAATGAATTGATATCCCAAGCAGGGGTTATGATGGTCTGGACAGTCaaaatttgtgggaggaaagcatcCAAGCATGAATGTGATGTACACGAACCCATGCTCACCTGCATTATTCCTgacaacgaaagagaaaatgctggaaaatctcagcaagtctggcagcatctgtagggagagaaaagagctaacgtttcgagtctgattttccagcattttctctttcgtttcagattccagcatccgcagtaattttcttttattcctgacaatgGTTCACAACCCCCTCAACATTAGGGGTACACCTAGGATGCCCATTTGCTGAGAGACCTACTATTTGTGGCAAATTAGTGTCTCCAATCCACAGAAGCTGCTTGGTGCCATCTACAGACAGGATGACAAAGTGCAGATGATTTGAAAACCGGAAGTGATGCGGCCTTGTTTAGAtgagaggaaaacagagcacacGGTAAAATGAAAATGCTCTTTAATTTTTGTTCGGTTTGTTTGACATACCGATTAGAACCAGTACATACAGTAATGGGCAGACGGAGCAAACAGACTTGCACAGCACCAGCACGCCAGAAGGACTCCGCAGCTCCACAGCTACTAGAATGTACGCAGTTACCAGTTGAGTTTGCATCCATGTCAGGACTTTATAGAACATTCTCAGGACCCTCGATCCCGCAGTCAGTGAGCCCATATATCGGTGAACATGATGGTCGGCTTTAACAGTAACAGCCCACAAGATAAATCCAAAGATCTGACCAGGGTGAAGGCCGTGCCACCAAGCTGAAAAGGCAAATGTTGACATCAGAGGCTGAACTTTGCTGCGCTCGAACACCATCCGCCGGAGCCAACCGGCTGTGGTCCTATTCCATGTTCGAGCAAACTCGGATATCTTATTGGTTGTTTCAAGCGTCCAGATATCAGCATCGGAGAAAGTGGCTTTTCCAGTCCTCTCGGTGTCCAATCCCAGGCCAACCAAATTGTTAAGAGATTCGCTAAGAAGCCATTGAGAGTAATATGCTAATCTGAACATCAAAGCTGTAATCCAAATCAGTAAAATGTCCTTCGAAGAATCCCACTGAAGGGGCCCTTGGTTACTTTGCTCCGTAACACTGATACAGTTCCTGACAGCCATTCTCAGCATGTTCAACAAGAAAAATAagccacactttttaaaaaatggccgCAAGGGTTTGGCAATGGATTTCTTACCAGGCCTATTAAGGCTTTCCATGTGAATCCTGAACATTTGAAAAGGACACAGAGGTCCACCAAGTAGTGCAGGGAAATATAGCATGTAGCTGAAGTATGGTAATAAACAATAGAGAATGTTCCAGCCAACGCCACCTTTCTGCTTAATTCCAGCTGGAATCCTGCTTTCACCTTCATGAACGTCCAGTGCCAGTGATGTTACTCTTTGTGTTAACAGCATCAGAGAGGACAGCGCTATCATGAACCTGAATGTGAAACCAAGCATAGACCTCGATTAATTTATTGTTGTACAACAGTAAATTAAACTGTTGCTGGAATAATACTTGTCAAAAAAAATTCCAAAGACTGGAAAGGAGCACCCAAATATATATGTGCCTCCCCACTTCCCCTGcccaccatcccacccacccccccccccccccccccacaaacagatgcctaatcatgtgttaaaaataatattgccaattgtacagagttgctgttgttgaactAGTGCATAATACCCTCCCAGTtactttatttaattttttttgtttgtttgtttgtgtgtgctcttctatatatatatatatatatattttattctgtgtacttaacggtaaatatactttgttcaaaaacctaataaaaaacatttataaaaaaaggatAGAATGTGTAATTTAaagatattttctcatctcagtTGGCTTCTTTGTTCATGAATTCTGATTTTACAGGAGCACGGACCTCAAAACAATGAATATTCCCTTTAACAAGTACAGACGAGGAAGCCCATCAACCCACCGCAACTTTTCATTGATGGGATTCTCCACCAGCCGATGGTGAAactgggaaaggcaattgggtggagaatcggtttagATGCtgattggacctggttgggcatgggggtgcgCACCATtataacatgtctgcctttcaccccctgcagacaatggatattgggatgcaaccagcaatggtggtcttcctcctagtcgccgcagccctggtggATGCATTATTTCTGTATGTGCTGGaaatgctcgaggaggaggaccctgcagcagcggagcctgccccagaggaacagggggcagatggtgaggatggagagccggccgcccaacaggctgagtaggtggtgcaaaggaggcgccgcaaGGGGCTTCATGTGTACCAGCATTGTCAGTCATTCGAGGAGCGGCCGGATCAAACATGCCTTCGAAGAAAGTGCAATATATCTGCTGGATCATGGCACTCCTGGCGCCgtgagggaatgggggagaacacccggtggccgtcaaggtgacggttgccctgaacctctatgccacaGGGTCTTTCCAGGCGCCGAATGAGCTACGGTCCGGAATCTCACAGAACTCAGTGCAAAGGAgcatccgtgccatcacggaagccctatatgcccagtcggcccAATACCTCAAATTcaaagggggtgtggggtggagaggggtggtggtggtggtggagagggggtgtggccagcaggattcccgggcagtggggttcgccaccatcaACGAGATGCCCCGGGGTCAGGGGGTGATCAACAGGATGCATGTTGCACCCAAGAGCACCTACAGATGACAGGCcgatcttcacaaaccgaaaggttcGAGTtcaccactcgatgaacgtgtagATGGTCTGTGATCATGAGATGCACACCAAACACGCCTGAGCCCGACACCCAGGCAGTGTGGCCCGCTGCATCCTACATAGCGTCACACAGTGGAGAGGTgacgtgttggaggaggaggatgaacgccaggcctcgtCCAACGGGGAGGATGCGGGAGCGGGCGACGATGGGCAAGACATGGGGCGCAGGCAGGCATGGGAAgccgcacaacgtgtgcgccGGGGCCAACATACACAGGATGCTCTGATTGCCTTCAGATTCACCGACTTGGGCAacgggactggccaggggcacggagaccacagcccccctccccacccctaccggCCACCTCCCTGGTTGCAACCTCCTCCGTGGTATctacctgccgcactacggggTGGGAACTCTGggattggcagtaacagtgggtctggtgcttgggatggaggatgatgataatACTTTGTGATGAGCTCTCGTTCTCCGCAGCATTTGACAACGTCTAACTCCTGCCCACGgtggcactttccaccatccacctgggtgctccctgcatgcgagctagcCATTCCGTCAcatggagaggggggtgagggggtggtggaggtggagaaggaggtgagggggtgtggagtggaggggggtggtggagaagggggtggggtgtggtgggggtggagagggaggtgaggggatgtggggtggaggggggtggtggagaggggggtggggggttggtgatggtggatagggggtggggtgtggtggtgatggagagggggtgtggcgtgggagtggcggaggaggtgtgggctgggagtggtggagaggggacgtggggtaggagtggtggcgaggggtgtggggtgggagtggtggagagggggtgggagtggtggtgagggggtgtgggctggGAGTGGTGGAGAGGGGGCGTGGGCTGGGAGTGGTggcgagggggtgtggggtgggagtggtggagaggggggtgggagtggtggtgagggggtgtgggctgggagtggtggagaggggacgtggggtgggagtggtggcGAGGGGGTGTGGGCTGGGAGTGGTGGAGAGGGGGCGTGGGCTGGGAGTGGTGGCGAGGGGGTGTGGGCTGggagtggtggagaggggggtgggagtggtggtgagggggtgtgggctggGAGTGGTGGAGAGGGGGCGTGGGCTGGGAGTGGTGGCGAGGGGGTGTGGGCTGGGAGTGGTGGCGAGGGGGTGTGGGCTGggagtggtggagaggggggtgggagtggtggtgagggggtgtgggctgggagtggtggagagggggcgtggggtaggagtggtggcgaggggtgtggggtgggagtggtggagaggggggtgggagtggtggtgagggggtgtgggctggGAGTGGTGGCGAGGGGGTGTGGGCTGGGAGTGGTGGAGAGGGGGCGTGGGCTGGGAGTGGTGGCGAggggggtgtgggctgggagtgggggagagggggcgtggggtgggagtggtggagagggtggtggggtgtgtggtagtcaccactgttgtattgtgtatactgcatacgagggtattacggtaaggcctctGTGCCACAGGTAcaagggtagatccctgcctgctggctccgcccagtaggcagagtataaatgtgtgggctctccgagctgcagccatttcggcagcagctgcgggaggctccacatctctgcgtaataaagcctcgattactctctactctcgtcttgtcgtaattgatagtgcatcaatttattacgcagagaatttaaaacgatggatcttcgcatcaagcctgatcgtctgcagctgcaccctcaagcagacaacgccaagtcggcctttgcacattggctagcttgcttcgaggcatacataggatctgcgactgaaAAGAGGCAcaaaagctccagatcctctacacgcggctgagctccgacatcttccccctcatccgggacgcgccaacctacactgaggccatggcgctactgaaggagaactacacgcagcagaccaacaagatgtacgccaggcacctcctctccacgcggtatcaactccccggtgagtctgtggagggtttctggcgtgccctgcaactcctagtgagagactgcaaTTGCTAGGCCGTTTCAGCCGCTGAACATTTTGCCCTGCTACTTAGGGACGCgtttgttacaggcatagggtcggcctacatccgccagcgactcttagaaggggctacccttgacctcgcagcgaccaagaaacta
Proteins encoded:
- the mboat4 gene encoding ghrelin O-acyltransferase isoform X2; translation: MSCSWAQYGAGLFIIGYGEALGIQEIQRSQSLQNTHPPLCASGHGRFMIALSSLMLLTQRVTSLALDVHEGESRIPAGIKQKGGVGWNILYCLLPYFSYMLYFPALLGGPLCPFQMFRIHMESLNRPGKKSIAKPLRPFFKKCGLFFLLNMLRMAVRNCISVTEQSNQGPLQWDSSKDILLIWITALMFRLAYYSQWLLSESLNNLVGLGLDTERTGKATFSDADIWTLETTNKISEFARTWNRTTAGWLRRMVFERSKVQPLMSTFAFSAWWHGLHPGQIFGFILWAVTVKADHHVHRYMGSLTAGSRVLRMFYKVLTWMQTQLVTAYILVAVELRSPSGVLVLCKSVCSVCPLLYVLVLIGMSNKPNKN
- the mboat4 gene encoding ghrelin O-acyltransferase isoform X1, with translation MQFWCSYLLFSQWYSFTRWSPELFTSLPSSLRWDGRRCAISGSTTKTIIYKKQQTLSYGEALGIQEIQRSQSLQNTHPPLCASGHGRFMIALSSLMLLTQRVTSLALDVHEGESRIPAGIKQKGGVGWNILYCLLPYFSYMLYFPALLGGPLCPFQMFRIHMESLNRPGKKSIAKPLRPFFKKCGLFFLLNMLRMAVRNCISVTEQSNQGPLQWDSSKDILLIWITALMFRLAYYSQWLLSESLNNLVGLGLDTERTGKATFSDADIWTLETTNKISEFARTWNRTTAGWLRRMVFERSKVQPLMSTFAFSAWWHGLHPGQIFGFILWAVTVKADHHVHRYMGSLTAGSRVLRMFYKVLTWMQTQLVTAYILVAVELRSPSGVLVLCKSVCSVCPLLYVLVLIGMSNKPNKN